Proteins co-encoded in one Acidovorax sp. 69 genomic window:
- a CDS encoding HNH endonuclease — translation MKVLKLSAQGLPQSWISLEQAVIHYAAGEVRWESGAQIARFRGGYNAVTGEQSVIAINSIIGTKGVPSINPFDLKPSLTNSKLFARDRNVCAYCGGHFHEEDLTREHIVPFARNGQDHWMNVVTACRPCNHRKGPRTPEQAHMPLLYTPYVPSLWEDFILRNRRILADQMDFLMAHVPKSSRLLA, via the coding sequence TTGAAGGTCTTGAAGCTGTCAGCCCAGGGGTTGCCCCAATCGTGGATTTCGCTCGAACAAGCGGTGATTCATTACGCAGCGGGTGAGGTGCGCTGGGAATCCGGTGCCCAGATCGCCCGTTTTCGCGGCGGGTACAACGCCGTCACGGGAGAGCAGTCGGTGATTGCCATCAATAGCATCATCGGCACCAAGGGCGTGCCCAGCATCAACCCGTTCGACCTCAAACCCAGTCTGACTAACAGCAAGCTGTTTGCCCGTGATCGCAATGTCTGCGCCTACTGCGGCGGGCATTTTCACGAAGAAGACCTGACCCGCGAGCACATCGTGCCCTTTGCCCGCAACGGTCAGGACCACTGGATGAATGTGGTCACTGCCTGCCGCCCTTGCAACCACCGTAAGGGCCCGCGCACGCCAGAGCAGGCGCACATGCCGCTGCTATACACGCCCTACGTGCCCAGCCTGTGGGAGGATTTCATCCTGCGCAACCGGCGCATCCTGGCCGATCAGATGGACTTTTTGATGGCCCATGTGCCCAAGTCGTCGCGCCTGCTGGCGTGA